In Oncorhynchus gorbuscha isolate QuinsamMale2020 ecotype Even-year linkage group LG03, OgorEven_v1.0, whole genome shotgun sequence, the DNA window CAACTCTGAGTCAACTAACTCTGatttcctcccctatatctgtcacctcaTTAGTTCCAttccccaggcagtattgactgtgtgtttcttCTCTGTATACTACGCTTGTATCGGTCCATGATCCgtttattattaaactcaccacctgttcttgcttcccgactcccagctTCCACATTACAAATATTCTTTTGATAATAAGTGTGGGAATTAGAGCATTTTTTATGTCCTGCTGTGAAtttaaatgtaatgagtacttttgggtgtcagggaaaatgtatggagtaaaaaagtacataattttctttaggaatgtagtgaagtaaaagtaaaagttgtcaacaatataaatagtaaagtacagatacccccaaaaaacgacttaagtaaaaATTCTTGAAAGTACTATTAAGTGATTTACACCACTGTAAAGTGATTTAAGTGATTTACACCACTGTAGGCCACTTAACTAGAAGCAGCGAATTCTAAGGGTGTGAATAATGAGACAAATAAGTGATTATAATACAATAGCTAGGTCTAGGCTAACGCATACGAAAACAGAACATAGAACGTCTCCAAATAACAGAGATTTCTCTTCTGAAGTTGTCTGTTTTCACAACAGCTCCCAAACGCAGCATGAAAAATGCAGACCTCTGTCCAGACCAGCAGGTCCCGCAGGCATTCTGCAGAAATGCAGCCCTCTACCCCAGGCagggctaccctgcctctacccCAGGGCTAACCTGCCTCTACCCCAGGGCTAACCTGCCTCTACCCCagggctaccctgcctctacccCAGGGCTAACCTGCCTCTACCCCAGGGCTAACCTGCCTCTACCCCagggctaccctgcctctaccccagggctaccctgcctctaccccagggctaccctgcctctacccCAGGGCTAACCTGCCTCTACCCCagggctaccctgcctctaccccagggctaccctgcctctaccccagggctaccctgcctctacccCAGGGCTACCCTGTCAGAGTTGATATCTCTAGACGGTCAAAGGTCTGGTATGTACTATAGTAAACGTCGGGATAAGCCTAGATTTTACCGACACTAATATTACAACAAAACTCACTCTAACAATACAAAAATCATCACATGTTTTAGGGTTTGATGACATAGCTAACATGTCAAGACGTTTATTGGTTTTAATTGCATGGAATGCCATCCTGGCACGTTGGAACTTGCCCTGATGAGGGGCCAAAATAAATAGGGTCCCTGTGAAACTATTCCTAATCTTGATAATTGTTGTGAACACTCACTGTGACCTGTGGAATGCACATGGAATTTCGACTTGGGAGCAATATTGGCAGTCAGATGAAACATCAAATGGCACATGGTTACATCTGTATCAAGTCCATTGTGCTCAGGCTgttgtatcattgtgttgttgtcatgttgtgttgctcagGATGCTGTATCATTTGATGTGCGCGCAACACCAGCAAAGGAATTTATCATTTGACTTCGTCTGTGACAACCATTACCACAGGGAAGTCTGATTAGGCTCAGTCAGTCATTTATTTATATATGCCTCTGGTCTTacctattttttaaatattttttttaacctttattttactaggcaggtcagttaagaacaagaataaattcttattttcaatgacggccaaggaacagtgggttaactgcctgttcaggggcagaatgaccgatttgtaccttgtcagctcagggatttgaacttgcaaccttccggttactagtccaacgctctaaccactagactaccctaacAAAGCCTCTACCATAGAAACAAACGGAGCAAGGCTTGGTGTCTGTGATTGTCTCTACCTTAttaccctttgtgctgttgtctgtgcccaagaatgtttgtaccatgtttttgtgctgctaccatgttgtgttgttgtcatgttgtgttgctaccatgctgtgttgttgtcatgttgtgttgctacattacattacattacatttaagtcatttagcagacgctcttatccagagcgacttacaaattggtgcattcaccttgctaccatgctgtgttgttgtcatgttgtgttgctaccatgctgtgttttcatgtgttgctgcctttctatgttgttgtcttaggtctctctttatgtagtgttgtgttgtctctcttgtcgtgatgtgtgttttgtcctatatttatatttgatttgtatttttaatcccagtccccatccccgcaggaggtcctcgtggtaggctgtcattttaaatgataatttgttcttaactgacttgtctagttataTGAAGTTTCAATACATTTGTTAAATTAAAAATAACAGAAAACCGCTCATCTGTAGCCCAAATCGTTCAAAAAGAAACACCAATTTTACAAGAGTTACATCTTTTTATTTCTAGCCAGTCTCGCTGGAATAATATGAGATTGGTAAACACAAATTAACCATCACGAGTAAGGAACTATCAAAACAATGAATATATTTCAAATACACCCAATttaatatacaaatatacagtactagtcaaaagtttggccaaccctactcattcaagggtttctctttatttttactattttctattttgtagaataacagtgaagacatcaaaactatgaaataacacatacgaaATCATTTGACTTTCAGATTAttcatagtagccaccctttgccttgatgacagctttacacactcttggcattgtctcaaccagcttcacccgcggaatgcttttccaacagtcttgtaggatttcccacatatgctgagcacttgttgactgcttttccttcactctgcggtccaactcatcccaaatcaactgggctgaggtcaggtgattgtggaggccaggtcatgacgcagcattccatcactatccttctttgtcaaatagggctcctgagtgacgcagcggtctaagtcctgagtggcgcagcggtctaagttactgcatctcagtgcaagagtcatcactgcagtccctggttcaaattcaggctgcatcacatctggctgtgattgggagtcccaaagggtGGCGCACGTCCATGTTTTGACtgtggtaggccttcattgtaaataaaaatgggttcttaactgacttgcctagttaaatatagtgttttaaataaataaaaatagaccttacacagcctggaggtgtgctgggtcattgtcctgttgaaaaatggATAGTCCAACTAAGAACAAAACAGAtggtggttaagtgtgccttgaatttgaaatgaatcacagacagtgtcaccagcaaagcaccccccccaCACCATACCACCTCCTCagtgcttcacggtgggagccacacatgcggagatcagcCGTTTagctactctgcgtctcacaaaaacacagaggttggaaccaaaaatctcaaatttggacagatttccaccggtttcatgtccattgctcgtgtttcttagcccaagcaagtctcttcttattattggtgtcctttagtagtggtttctgtgcagcaattaaaccatgaaggcctgattcactcagtcttccctgagcagttgatgttgagatgtgtctgttacttgaattctgtgaagcattaATTTGGGCTGCtatttctgaggtgcagttaactctaatgaacttatcctctgcagcagaggtaactctgggtcttcctttcctgtggcggtcctcataagagccagtttcattatagcgcttgatgggttttgcgactgcacttgaagaaacgttcaatgTTCTTGAATAATTTCGTATTGACTGAACTTCCTGTgttgaagtaatgatggactgttgtttctctttgctaatttgagttgttcttgccataatatggacttggtcttttaccaaatagggctgtcttctgtataccacccctaccttgtcacaagacaactgattggctcaaatacattaagaagaaaataaattccacaaatgaacttttaacaagacacacctgttaaaataaatgcattccaggtgacaacctcatgaagctggttgagagaatgccaagggtgtgcaaagctgtcatcaaggcaaagagtggctacgttgaagaatctctaatataaaatatattttgattagtttaacacttatttggttactacatgattccatatgtgttatttcatagttgtgaggtcttcactattattctcaaatgtagaaattagtaaaaaataaataaaaaccctggaattagtaggtgtgtccaaacttttgactggtacagtatttAGCATGGTTTTATCAATGTCTAGATTTTTCCCTTTTTTTCAGCTGGTGGAACAATCAAGAAGTCTAGAAAGAAGAGATTTGGCATTTGAAGACCATGCACTCATATGTTGCTGAATCACAGCCCCCTGTGAAATCCagctcccctccgtctctctccctcagtttttTCTTTCATTTCGATCAATTGTAAAAAGAGGAAAAACATGAAATTACCTTTTTGAATGATAATTTCCAATGTGGTCTTGTATATCATAAACTACTGCAGGATTTTCACTCCATCATCTTTATTTGAGATTCTGTCAAGATACACATCAGTATTAGATCAGTAGCTATACTAGACATACAAATATGATATACAGTATTAATATGACTAGTATTGTGGTAAGATTTAATCACAGATCAACGTAAGTGTCCCTAAGCTTGACCATCCGCATCTTCAGCACCAGTATCTCTAAATTCAGCTTCTCTGGTTGGATAAGGCTTCTTCTCCATCACCTCTTcactcacttcctccatcctgtCCATGTACAGGGTTCTATTTCCCAGTCGCAGAGCCTGAAAATCAGATTTATTTTGTTATATCTACAATTATTTTTTCTGTGTCAGGTGATATGTGCATCTGTGTATGGATTGATATGTGAATGTCTGTGTGGAATGATTTGTCTGTAAAGATGATGCTGTTTAGTTCTTTTTCTTTACACCTTTTTTGACCATTTTTTTTTAAGAGGAAAGTTTGGGAGATTCAGAATAAAGATCAATGATGCTGCTTACTCTGTTCTGTTGGTGTTTTCCTTTTCAGCTCTACCTCCACAGGGTAATGGTCGCTCACCTTCAGGGCCTAATGCAGCAGAGTAGTTAGAGGTTGAGACATGAGCCAGACGGCTCAACTTTGACATGTACTGTATTTCTAGGACAAGTTGTCACAATGTAGGCTACTAACATGTTCATTTCATCTACTTATAATATTGTAATCAAACCATCTACCAGGATGGAATTAGTCTGTAACCTgcatactgtcacgttctgaccttagttcttttgttatgtctttgttttaggttggtcagggcgtgagttggggtgggttgtctatgttcatttttctatgttctgttttgcgtttggcctggtatggttctcaatcagaggcaggtgtcgttagttgtctctgattgagaatcatacttaggtagccttttcccacctgtgtttcgtgggtgattgttttctgtctttgtgtatgtcaccagacaggactgtttcgaaTCACCCACCGCCAAAGGACTGAGCAGCGTGGTATCGGGCAGCAATCTTGGgactcatggacatgggaggagattctggacggcaagggaccctgggcacaggctggggaatatcgccgccccaaagcagatcTGGAGACAGTGAAAGCTGAACGGCGGTGGTATGAGGCGCATGGGGGGGGAcaaggggagtgtggctaagtcaggtaggagacctgagccaactccctgtgcttaccgtggagagaggtgaaccgggcaggcaccgtgttatgccgtgaggcacatggtgtccccggtgcgcaggcatagcccggtgcgttacattgcagcgcctcgtatcggatgggctagagtgggcatcgagccaggtgccatgaagccggctcagcgcatctggtctccagtgcgtctcctcgggccggggtacatggcaccagccctacgcatggtgtccacggttcgccagcacagcccagtgcgggctatttcacctcgccgcactggcctggctacgggggagcattcagccaggtagggttgtgcaggctcggtgctcgagacctccagtgcgcctccacggtccggtctatccgttgcgccctccacgcaccaggcctccctccggtggcagcctcccacaccaggctgtctctccatctcctccctacaggtgctcccgtctgccctgagctgccagagtctgccatctgtcctgagctgccagagtctccaatctgtcctgagctgccagtcaggagctgccagaaccGCTGGTCAGTCAGGAGCTTCCAGAGCCGCCGGTCACCAGAGCCGccggtcagtcaggagctgccagagccgcctgtcagtcaggagctgccagagccgtccgttaCTCCGGTGTTGCCGGAATCGCCCTTCattccggagctgccggagtcctccgcctgtccggtgctaacggaatctcccgtccattcggaaCCCGTtgcaagggtccccagtccgaggtcggcggcgagtgTCTCCACTTGAAAGGGGCCACGGAGGCGGGTTAAGAGGCGgagaaagactatggtggagtgggctccaagtcccgcgccagagccgccaccgtggacagacacccacccagaccctcccctattggttcaggttttgcggccggagtccgcaccttttgatgggggggggggtactgtgacgttctgaccttagttcttttcatatatctttgttttaggttggtcagggcatgagttgtctatgttcgtttttctctatgttgtgttttgcgtttggcctggtatggttctcaatcagaggcaggtacttatcatacttaggtagccttttcccacctgtgtttcgtgggtgattgctttctgtctttgtgtatgtcaccagacaggactgtttcgtttcgtgtcattccctttgttatttttgttttagtgttctgtgtttaataaattcatcatgaacacataccacgctgcgcattggtcctctgatccttcatATTCCTCAGACGAGGACGAACGTTACACATACTTACATCTTCTTCAGAAAGTCCGTATTCAATCTGGAAGTTGAATGGTTTGGCAGAGTTTGGCACGACGGCGTCAAGCATGTCATCCCCATAGATCACAATCCTAGATGTTGACCAGAAAAGGAAGTCAGCAGTCATTCCATATTACACACAAGTACACTAGTTTTATAATAGTTCTTATGACAGCTCTTATGACATTTTAACCACCTTTAAACAATACCAAAGAAATGTCAAATGAACTCCATAGGTGATCATCTGTTTCATACATGAGGTGAATTTCACAAATCTCAGTGCGTCACCTGTCATAAGTGTTATCGTTGCCTGTGTTTGCTGTGGTATCCACATCATCTTCAATCAGCCAGTGGAACTTTTTGTCACTGCGGATACGGATGGCTTTCATGGCCTTTTTAGAAAGGTAGGAACCGTCTGCATTGAAGTCACCTAGGATCATAACGTTCTGGTACAGAGAGAAACATTCAACAACAAAGTTACGTTTCATCCAGAATAAGGAAACTGTTTTTAGTTATCTTGAAATCACCATGTGGCTGGCTCATATATGGTTTTGGGTGACAAGTGCACTTTCTAAACCCAAGGGAGGTGTTAAGTTCTGTCAATGGCTTATTTCAGAACTTACATCAGTCTTCCATTTCTTTGTCACTTCCAGGAAGACATCATAAAGCTCATCCAGCTCCTTCACTGAATCGTCAGGCTTGGTGTGCACTGGGATCAGTACCAAGTCCTCCAGCACTGAGAAACACAGGAAGAGATGAGAAGTATATATTACAGCTGTTTATGATTGGGCAGTCATTCTCTGCTGCAAtatccagctgtctgtctgtcactttcATAAACagctgtccttctgtagctcagttggtagagcatggcgcttgtaacgccagggtagtgggttcgatccctgggaccacccatacgtagaatgtatgcacacatgactgtaagtcgctttggataaaagcgtctgctaaatggcatattttattattattatattatttgctAAATCAAATGCCATATGGCTGGATCATGCTTAATTCTAGCACTCCTGTGTCCCTTACCAGTGTTGAGACATTTGAAGCGTAGAATGTAAGGCTCCCTGGCGAAGGCGTCCACATCTCCAACCTGGTTGTCCTCATATTGCCAGGAACCAACCAAGTCCACCAAATCATCCCTTTCGGAACAAACAGTGCAACACATTTAACAGCATTATTCctgcattaaaaaaaatgtttttatcagATCACAATGTGAAAAAATGAACAGCATCAGATAGAGGTTTATGAGGGTAAAGTTGACGGTGGGTTTGAATTGTACCTGTACAGAAACATAAACTGCTCCTTGTATTTGTCTCTTCCCAGACGAGTGCTGATTTGCAGAGTGTAGTGTTGCTTCTTATTGGCCCTGTAATGACACACCTGTAATGAGTGATACTTATCATGTAAGGCCAGGAGTTTCCCCAGTTGTATATTTTATAGCGTCACATGAGGGAAATCACTTAACTTACTTATTTAATTCTTCCAGGAACTTTTTCACTGAAGTGCCTCTCTCATCCACCACCTCCAGAATCAGTATGATGTCATAGCGAGACACAATCTGATAGGACAAAAGGAAGGAAAAGAAGAAAAAGTTCATTAGTTTATCTGTTTTATGTAGGACAACATCCTTGTTTTAGGATAGTTTGCCAAATGTTTATCTGAGGGAATTCTGAAATCATGAATACAATCATATATCTGTACCTTCACAAGGGTAGCAAGGGTGTTTGGGCTTGATAGCTTTCGCTTCCCAAATTTCTGGATGTTGAAAGATGCAACCTTCATGACTGCTGTTTGAAAAAGAGAA includes these proteins:
- the LOC124025750 gene encoding deoxyribonuclease gamma-like yields the protein MKVASFNIQKFGKRKLSSPNTLATLVKIVSRYDIILILEVVDERGTSVKKFLEELNKANKKQHYTLQISTRLGRDKYKEQFMFLYRDDLVDLVGSWQYEDNQVGDVDAFAREPYILRFKCLNTVLEDLVLIPVHTKPDDSVKELDELYDVFLEVTKKWKTDNVMILGDFNADGSYLSKKAMKAIRIRSDKKFHWLIEDDVDTTANTGNDNTYDRIVIYGDDMLDAVVPNSAKPFNFQIEYGLSEEDALKVSDHYPVEVELKRKTPTEQSSATGK